A window of the Rhea pennata isolate bPtePen1 chromosome 19, bPtePen1.pri, whole genome shotgun sequence genome harbors these coding sequences:
- the RNF135 gene encoding E3 ubiquitin-protein ligase RNF135, translated as MAASVDLQQLQADLDLKCSFCLAYFSDPVRLTICSHNFCRSCITAYFKTKRGASCPLCRKGFELKDLWPNRELAVLVNLISREEKEKESERQEELELNRASDSQSSARRRDVEKEEEINEISKQLEMTEQTIHLLRKDLTKTKEYTSQIKSRITKDFCCMKEYVERQERNTLMFIEKQQQATQQKIEEVIDQLCAEVNKLTDIKAQMEKGLDNLPERDGYKGSPLTMDKITLDEEKIDVLTSAVEDLKKQLEMLLLEKYPGQFPPEQPPDLHQEARVCSLSSESRAENPGPGISSQFSQWADDVTFDLTRVYQRLVITAQNRKVMVSNHPSNYEPSPKRFCISQVMCSQSFSTGCHYWEVITKDSDGWAVGVAHEMIGRKDKLGRSEHSWCVEWVGPQKQLSAWHRGQETLLNREKPLKVGVFLELQKKSMSFYSITDKEMLLHTFEINTSNPLYPAFWLYNLERNGSLTISHTNRR; from the exons ATGGCAGCCTCTGTGGatctccagcagctccaggccGACCTGGACCTGAAGTGCTCCTTCTGCCTGGCGTACTTCTCCGACCCTGTGCGGCTCACGATCTGCAGCCATAACTTCTGCCGGTCCTGCATCACCGCCTACTTCAAGACGAAGCGGGGTGCCAGCTGCCCGCTGTGCCGCAAGGGCTTCGAGCTGAAGGACTTGTGGCCCAACCGGGAGCTAGCCGTTCTGGTGAACTTGATCTccagggaggaaaaggagaaagagtcGGAGAGACAGGAGGAGCTGGAACTGAACAGAGCCAGCGACAGCCAGAGCTCAGCGAGACGGAGAGATGTGGAAAAG GAGGAAGAGATAAATGAGATCTCCAAGCAACTGGAAATGACTGAACAGACCATCCACCTCTTGAGGAAGGATCTGACTAAAACAAAG gaaTATACATCTCAGATCAAAAGTCGGATTACTAAAGATTTCTGTTGCATGAAGGAATATGTTGAAAGACAGGAGAGAAACACACTGATGTTCattgaaaaacagcaacaagCAACTCAACAGAAAATTGAAGAGGTTATTGACCAGCTCTGTGCTGAAGTGAACAAGCTCACAGACATCAAAGCCCAAATGGAGAAAGGACTG GATAACTTACCTGAGAGAGATGGGTACAAAGGCTCACCTTTAACAATGGATAAAATTACACTTGATGAGGAAAAGATTGATGTTCTCACAAGTGCTGTAGAAGATCTTAAGAAACAACTGGAAATGTTACTTTTGGAGAAATACCCTGGGCAGTTCCCTCCAG AACAACCTCCAGATTTGCATCAGGAAGCAAGGGTCTGCTCATTATCTTCAGAGTCTAGAGCTGAAAATCCAGGACCAGGGATTTCAAGCCAGTTTTCTCAGT GGGCAGATGATGTGACCTTTGATCTCACAAGAGTATATCAGCGCTTAGTAATCACAGCCCAGAACAGGAAAGTAATGGTTTCCAACCATCCCTCTAATTATGAACCATCACCCAAGAGATTCTGCATCAGCCAAGTGATGTGTTCCCAGAGCTTCTCTACTGGGTGCCACTACTGGGAAGTAATTACCAAGGACAGTGATGGATGGGCTGTTGGAGTTGCTCATGAAATGATTGGTAGAAAAGATAAATTGGGAAGATCAGAGCATTCCTGGTGTGTGGAATGGGTAGGTCCCCAAAAGCAGCTGTCAGCATGGCATAGGGGTCAAGAAACATTATTAAACAGGGAGAAACCATTGAAGGTTGGAGTCTTCCTCGAACTACAAAAGAAGAGCATGTCATTTTACTCCATCACAGACAAAGAAATGCTCTTGCATACTTTTGAAATCAATACGTCAAATCCTCTTTACCCTGCCTTCTGGTTATATAATCTAGAGAGAAATGGATCTTTAACTATAAGTCATACAAACAGGAGGTAA
- the ADAP2 gene encoding arf-GAP with dual PH domain-containing protein 2 isoform X1, translating to MDRDRNKSLLQELLKVPGNDRCADCGAPGTEWTSYKLGVFICLNCSGIHRNLPQISRVKSLWLDFWENDLIEFMKNHGNLCAKAKYEAKVPPYYYIPRSQDCLVLREQWIRAKYEREEFVATRVYQDPCSAGSREGFLWKRGRECRQFQKRRFILSAGEGVMKYYTKESGSPKAIISIETLNAMFQTEKIKHIHGLQITYSTDGQTRNLFVYHESGKEIVDWFNAIRAARYHYLRTTFPAVPEPELIPRITRNYIKEGYMEKTGPKQKEAFKVRWFSLDSQERILIYFKNPLDSSEQGHVFIGRTDEGYEVRAGFPQGVQMKKRKPGITMVTPTREFVFMCENDREQREWIDALNGVLAQPLTG from the exons ATGGACCGCGACCGCAACAAGtcgctgctgcaggagctgctgaaggTGCCCGGGAACGACCGCTGCGCCGACTGCGGGGCGCCGG GTACAGAGTGGACTTCTTACAAACTTGGAGTATTCATTTGTTTGAATTGCTCTGGGATCCATCGCAATCTTCCTCAAATCAGCAGGGTCAAATCCCTTTGGCTTGACTTCTGGGAGAACGATCTTATAGAG tttatgaaGAATCATGGGAATCTCTGTGCCAAAGCTAAATATGAGGCAAAAGTCCCTCCCTACTACTACATCCCTCGCTCCCAAGACTGTTT ggTTTTAAGAGAACAATGGATTAGAGCTAAATATGAGCGTGAGGAATTTGTTGCCACCCGGGTCTACCAAGATCCTTGTTCTGCAG GTAGCCGTGAAGGATTCCTCTGGAAGCGTGGACGGGAATGCAGACAGTTCCAGAAGAGGCGATTTATTCTATCAGCAGGGGAAGGGGTGATGAAGTACTACACCAAAGAA TCTGGAAGTCCAAAGGCCATTATCAGCATTGAGACTCTGAATGCGATGTTCCAGACAGAGAAAATCAAACATATTCATGGGCTGCAGATCACGTACAGCACAGATGGTCAAACAAGGAACCTTTTCGTCTATCATGAAAGTGGAAAG GAGATTGTTGACTGGTTCAATGCCATTCGGGCAGCACGTTACCATTACCTCAGAACGACTTTCCCAGCTGTTCCTGAGCCTGAG CTCATACCCAGGATTACAAGAAATTATATCAAAGAAGGATATATGGAGAAAACAGGACCAAAG CAGAAGGAGGCCTTTAAGGTGCGCTGGTTCAGCCTGGACTCTCAAGAGAGGATCctgatttactttaaaaatccaCTG GATTCATCTGAACAGGGCCATGTTTTTATCGGAAGGACAGATGAGGGTTATGAAGTACGAGCTGGCTTTCCCCAGGGAGTCCAGATGAAGAAGAGGAAACCAGGGATCACTATGGTCACACCAACGAGAGAATTTGTGTTTATGTGTGAGAACgacagggagcagagggagtGGATAGATGCTTTGAATGGGGTCCTTGCCCAGCCTTTGACTGGCTAA
- the ADAP2 gene encoding arf-GAP with dual PH domain-containing protein 2 isoform X2, with the protein MDRDRNKSLLQELLKVPGNDRCADCGAPGTEWTSYKLGVFICLNCSGIHRNLPQISRVKSLWLDFWENDLIEFMKNHGNLCAKAKYEAKVPPYYYIPRSQDCLVLREQWIRAKYEREEFVATRVYQDPCSAGSREGFLWKRGRECRQFQKRRFILSAGEGVMKYYTKESGSPKAIISIETLNAMFQTEKIKHIHGLQITYSTDGQTRNLFVYHESGKEIVDWFNAIRAARYHYLRTTFPAVPEPEDSSEQGHVFIGRTDEGYEVRAGFPQGVQMKKRKPGITMVTPTREFVFMCENDREQREWIDALNGVLAQPLTG; encoded by the exons ATGGACCGCGACCGCAACAAGtcgctgctgcaggagctgctgaaggTGCCCGGGAACGACCGCTGCGCCGACTGCGGGGCGCCGG GTACAGAGTGGACTTCTTACAAACTTGGAGTATTCATTTGTTTGAATTGCTCTGGGATCCATCGCAATCTTCCTCAAATCAGCAGGGTCAAATCCCTTTGGCTTGACTTCTGGGAGAACGATCTTATAGAG tttatgaaGAATCATGGGAATCTCTGTGCCAAAGCTAAATATGAGGCAAAAGTCCCTCCCTACTACTACATCCCTCGCTCCCAAGACTGTTT ggTTTTAAGAGAACAATGGATTAGAGCTAAATATGAGCGTGAGGAATTTGTTGCCACCCGGGTCTACCAAGATCCTTGTTCTGCAG GTAGCCGTGAAGGATTCCTCTGGAAGCGTGGACGGGAATGCAGACAGTTCCAGAAGAGGCGATTTATTCTATCAGCAGGGGAAGGGGTGATGAAGTACTACACCAAAGAA TCTGGAAGTCCAAAGGCCATTATCAGCATTGAGACTCTGAATGCGATGTTCCAGACAGAGAAAATCAAACATATTCATGGGCTGCAGATCACGTACAGCACAGATGGTCAAACAAGGAACCTTTTCGTCTATCATGAAAGTGGAAAG GAGATTGTTGACTGGTTCAATGCCATTCGGGCAGCACGTTACCATTACCTCAGAACGACTTTCCCAGCTGTTCCTGAGCCTGAG GATTCATCTGAACAGGGCCATGTTTTTATCGGAAGGACAGATGAGGGTTATGAAGTACGAGCTGGCTTTCCCCAGGGAGTCCAGATGAAGAAGAGGAAACCAGGGATCACTATGGTCACACCAACGAGAGAATTTGTGTTTATGTGTGAGAACgacagggagcagagggagtGGATAGATGCTTTGAATGGGGTCCTTGCCCAGCCTTTGACTGGCTAA